From the Canis lupus baileyi chromosome 37, mCanLup2.hap1, whole genome shotgun sequence genome, one window contains:
- the BLOC1S5 gene encoding biogenesis of lysosome-related organelles complex 1 subunit 5 isoform X2, whose translation MSGGGTETSAGGEAAPGGGDKKRESLGTAGSPAHLIIKDLGEIHSRLLDHRPVIQGETRYFVKEFEEKRGLREMRVLENLKNMIHETNEHTLPKCTEIMQDNLSQVLQRLQAASDSVCRLQQREQERKKRHRQRHGQREKQALHGEPDVRTQSLDPGIMP comes from the exons ATGAGTGGCGGAGGGACGGAGACCTCTGCGGGTGGTGAGGCCGCCCCGGGCGGCGGCGACAAGAAGAGGGAGTCGCTGGGGACGGCGGGCTCGCCCGCGCATCTCATTATCAAGG accTTGGAGAAATTCATTCAAGGCTTTTAGATCACAGACCAGTTATTCAAGGTGAAACCCGTTATTTTGTGAAAGAATTTGAA GAAAAACGTGGTCTTCGAGAAATGCGAGTTCTTGAAAATTTGAAGAATATGATccatgaaacaaatgaacatactCTTCCTAAATGTACAGAAATAATGCAGGACAACTTAAGCCAAGTTCTCCAGAGAT TGCAAGCAGCTTCTGACTCAGTCTGTAGACTCCAACAGAGGGAGCAGGAACGAAAGAAG agacacaggcagagacacgggcagagggagaagcaggctctccatggggagcctgatgtcaggactcagtccctggaccctgggatcatgccctga
- the BLOC1S5 gene encoding biogenesis of lysosome-related organelles complex 1 subunit 5 isoform X5 translates to MSGGGTETSAGGEAAPGGGDKKRESLGTAGSPAHLIIKDLGEIHSRLLDHRPVIQGETRYFVKEFECKQLLTQSVDSNRGSRNERSDLKIFKNG, encoded by the exons ATGAGTGGCGGAGGGACGGAGACCTCTGCGGGTGGTGAGGCCGCCCCGGGCGGCGGCGACAAGAAGAGGGAGTCGCTGGGGACGGCGGGCTCGCCCGCGCATCTCATTATCAAGG accTTGGAGAAATTCATTCAAGGCTTTTAGATCACAGACCAGTTATTCAAGGTGAAACCCGTTATTTTGTGAAAGAATTTGAA TGCAAGCAGCTTCTGACTCAGTCTGTAGACTCCAACAGAGGGAGCAGGAACGAAAGAAG tgatttaaaaatatttaaaaacggCTAA
- the BLOC1S5 gene encoding biogenesis of lysosome-related organelles complex 1 subunit 5 isoform X3: MSGGGTETSAGGEAAPGGGDKKRESLGTAGSPAHLIIKDLGEIHSRLLDHRPVIQGETRYFVKEFECKQLLTQSVDSNRGSRNERRDTGRDTGRGRSRLSMGSLMSGLSPWTLGSCPELKADTPLLRNPDS; this comes from the exons ATGAGTGGCGGAGGGACGGAGACCTCTGCGGGTGGTGAGGCCGCCCCGGGCGGCGGCGACAAGAAGAGGGAGTCGCTGGGGACGGCGGGCTCGCCCGCGCATCTCATTATCAAGG accTTGGAGAAATTCATTCAAGGCTTTTAGATCACAGACCAGTTATTCAAGGTGAAACCCGTTATTTTGTGAAAGAATTTGAA TGCAAGCAGCTTCTGACTCAGTCTGTAGACTCCAACAGAGGGAGCAGGAACGAAAGAAG agacacaggcagagacacgggcagagggagaagcaggctctccatggggagcctgatgtcaggactcagtccctggaccctgggatcatgccctgagctgaaagcagacactccacTACTGAGGAACCCAG
- the BLOC1S5 gene encoding biogenesis of lysosome-related organelles complex 1 subunit 5 isoform X6 has product MSGGGTETSAGGEAAPGGGDKKRESLGTAGSPAHLIIKDLGEIHSRLLDHRPVIQGETRYFVKEFECKQLLTQSVDSNRGSRNERSKKHLKKS; this is encoded by the exons ATGAGTGGCGGAGGGACGGAGACCTCTGCGGGTGGTGAGGCCGCCCCGGGCGGCGGCGACAAGAAGAGGGAGTCGCTGGGGACGGCGGGCTCGCCCGCGCATCTCATTATCAAGG accTTGGAGAAATTCATTCAAGGCTTTTAGATCACAGACCAGTTATTCAAGGTGAAACCCGTTATTTTGTGAAAGAATTTGAA TGCAAGCAGCTTCTGACTCAGTCTGTAGACTCCAACAGAGGGAGCAGGAACGAAAGAAG
- the BLOC1S5 gene encoding biogenesis of lysosome-related organelles complex 1 subunit 5 isoform X7, producing the protein MSGGGTETSAGGEAAPGGGDKKRESLGTAGSPAHLIIKDLGEIHSRLLDHRPVIQGETRYFVKEFECKQLLTQSVDSNRGSRNERRFLMTI; encoded by the exons ATGAGTGGCGGAGGGACGGAGACCTCTGCGGGTGGTGAGGCCGCCCCGGGCGGCGGCGACAAGAAGAGGGAGTCGCTGGGGACGGCGGGCTCGCCCGCGCATCTCATTATCAAGG accTTGGAGAAATTCATTCAAGGCTTTTAGATCACAGACCAGTTATTCAAGGTGAAACCCGTTATTTTGTGAAAGAATTTGAA TGCAAGCAGCTTCTGACTCAGTCTGTAGACTCCAACAGAGGGAGCAGGAACGAAAGAAG